ACCTGCAATGGGTATTTGGTATGATCCCGTAAATATATAAACGGTCCAAAAAATGCATTCCATAATCCTACTGCATAGAATAATCCTATTGTAGCAATTACGGCACTGGATGTAGGAATAACAAGAAACCATAATATACCCAGGTCATTTAGACCGTCAATTTGTCCCGATTCCTCTATTTCTGTCGGAAATGTAGAAAAGAAACTTCGCATAATAATTAAATTCCATGCACTTAATGCACCGGGAAGCACCACCGCCCATATGGTATTATATATTTTCAGCCAGTTAATTGCCAGATAAGTTGGAATCATTCCGCCGTTAAAAAACATTATAACAATAACCATTCCATTTATTACTTTAGCAAAAGGACAACGGTTCTTTTTACTTAGGGCATAGGCTGCAGTTGTAGTTACAAAAAGAGCAATAGCTGTACCAAGAACCACATAAATAATTGTATTCTTATAGGCAGTAAAAATCCTTTTATCTTCAAATACTTTTTTATATACATCCAGATTAAAGCCTTTGGGATAAAAAGTAATTTCATTTCTCAAAACATAAATATTTTTTGAAAAAGAAACAGCAACCATATAAATAAAAGGGTATACTGTAACAAATATTACAAATAAGAGCAAAAGCGTTCTTAATAATGTCCAAAATGAAAGTTTATTTTTATTAACCATAATTACATCACCTTTCTACCAAAGACTCGTTTCTGTCAGATATTTGGAAATCTTGTTACAAATTACAAGGAAGATCACATTTACTGCTGAATTAAATAACCCAACTGCCGAAGCAAAACTGAAGTTATTGCTCTCAATACCTGTCCTATATATATATGTTTGGATAACATCGGATGTTTCATAGGTAGATGGCTTTTGCAACAGATAAGCTCTTTCAAATCCTACATTCATAACATGTCCAAGCCTTAACAACAGCATTGTTACTATAGTTGGTGCAAGGCATGGCAAGGTTATATAAATAAGCTGTTTTAACCTTGATGCTCCATCTATTATAGCAGCCTCATATAGCTGAGGATCAATATTAGTTAGTGCTGCTAAGTATATTATTGCGCCCCATCCTAGTCCCTGCCATATTTCAGAGGCTATATAAATTGTTCTGAAGTACTTTGCATCAGCAAGAAAGTTTATTCGCTGATATCCCATGGAAACTAGCAACTTGTTAATGGGGCCGCTGGTTGGTGATAGAAACATACTGAAAAGTCCCACTACGACTACTGTTGAGTAAAAATGCGGCATGTAGCTTACAGTCTGCACAAATTTCTTGAATTTTATATTTTGCACTTCATTTAATATAAGGGCAAATATAATAGGTGCAGGGAATCCCCATAGTATAGAATATGCCGAAAGCAGTATAGTATTTCTAAAATACTTGTAAAAAAACGGGTTGCTAAAAAATGTCCTGAAATGTTTCAAGCCAACCCACGGACTGTCAAAAAACCCTTTAAAAGGTGAGTATTGTTTAAATGCTATTAAAACTCCCCACATGGGAAGATAGTAAAATAAAAGCATGCATATTACTGCCGGAATAACTAAAAGGAACAAATATTTTCCCTTTTTTAGCTTCTTTAAAAACCCTCTGGGTTTGGAAACAGGCATAGCTTTTATATCTAAAACTGAACTTGTATTATTTGTAACTTCCCTCCCCATTAAATCACCCCTAACTTTTGGATACCGGGGAATCATTTCCCCGGTATCTCCAATATTTTCTATTTTTTCAGTGCCATTTTGATTACTCGTTTGCTACTCTTTTGCTACTCTATTATAAGCTTCTTCATACATTTTTATAAGCTTATCTACCCCTAGTTTCTTTACTTCCTGAACATATGCATCCCATTCACTTAGCGGTCTTTGTCCAAGCAGGAATTTAGAAAGCTGTTCGTTGACATAAGTCGCAATAGTTGTTCCAAGTTGCGCATTCATTTCAGTTTCCTGTTCATTAAAAGGAAGCCAATTAAGTGGATTAGCCCTTTCTTCAACATATTGTATTGCTATACGAGCCTGTTCAACATTCTCTTTTGAGTAGAGGGCTTCGTTTGATGCCGGGTCAATTACCTGATAAAGGCCGTAGGTACCTACACCATAGAGATTACGAGGGGGTGTACCCTTGTCATCAAGGATAAATTGTTTTTCACCGTTAACTACTTTATAGGTAACACCTTCTTTACCCCAGCTAAGAATTTCAATTCCTTCAGGGCTATACATCCAGTCAACATACTTGAACGCATTGTTTATATTTTCCTGTTTTCCTGTATTACATACTAAGAAACCGGAAAATTCGAAATTAGTCTTTTTAATTCTGTCGGTTGCATTTGGTCCAATACCTTTCGGGGGTGCCATAACTGCCCATGTATATTCAGGATCAGTTACACGCGCGGGACCGTTGAAAAAGTCGATACGTACAATATACTCAGGCATCATGAACCCTCTTCCTGATGATACCAGCTCTTGCCAGCTCTTTGTCTCAATTGTCAGGAAATCCGGAGGCAATAGCTCTTCATCAGCCATTTTCTTAAAGAACATTACCATTTCTTTTGTAGTATCTTCTATAGCACCATAGCCCCATTTTTTTGTATTAAAATCATAGTACCCATAGAGGGCATGATAAGGTTTCCATTGAGGTGCCATAATCTCAAGTTGTCCTAAACCTGTTCTGAACGCAAGAGGATAACTGTCAGGATATAACTCCTTTAGTTTTTTAGCAACCTGATACATCTCATTTACATCTTTTGGAGGAGTAAGACCATGTTTTTCAAATATGTCTTTACGATACATCCATGCTCTCAGATTATTAATAGTATGGAGACCATAAGTTGGGAAGAAATAAATCTTTCCATCACCAGATGTACGTTGTGCAAGACATTCCTTTGAATCAGGGGTATTTTTTATCCAATTACTAAAATTCGGCAACTTATCAAGATTGTCCATAATGCTGACAAAAGCACCTGCAAGAGCATGTTTATCAGCTATTGCTTTTGAAATTAAATGAAGCAAATCAGGAAGCTGATCCCTAGATGCCATTATTAAATTAACCTTTGTTTCCATTTCCGTATTGGGTATAGCTTGAATATCAAATTCAATATTTGTTGCTTCAGAGACTATTTTCCACATTGCCCAGTTTGGATCATAGGGCCAGCTTGCATGAGAACCCATGACAATTGATATCTTGGTAGGCTTGTCAAAGAGTTTTCCGCTCTTAATTTCGCCGGTATTATCTTTTTGGTTATCGGCAGCAGTTCTATCTTCCTGCGTATCGCCACCTTTTTTTGAATTGCTGCAGGCTGCCAGTGCAAGTACTATCAAAAGTACTAAGGCCAATGCAATAATTCTTTTTAATAAAGACTTTCCCTTCATGTAATAAATCCTCCTTTTTAAAATTTAATGTGCAGCCTCTGCTTTTTCAACTTATAATCTGTCGACTTTGTTTCTGCATTATATATTGAAATTAAAGTTATTAAAGTTTGAAAAAGCATGCTGCTCATTTATTATAAAAAGTGCGTGTGATAAAATAAATGATTATTTGTATTGAAAATACCGATAAATTTAAATATTTAAAAATATAGTGATAACTTAAAATTTTCAATATAAAATAATAATTCTTCTTAATAGTACTCAGGAATCGGCCCTGAATGGTTCATCCAACAATCCTGAATTCCTTCTATATTCCTTTGGGGTAAATCCTGAATATTTCTTAAATAATCGAATAAAAGTATTGCCATTAGCAAATCCTACTTTCATTGCTATATCTTTAACCTTCATCTGAGTGTTCTCTATTAGTTCCATAGATTTTTTTATACGATAATTATTAATATAATCATTGAGATTTATATTAAGCCTTGCTTTAAAATAAGAAGATATATATGCAGCGGAAAGATTAAGCTTTTCCGCCAGCAAATCAAGATAAATATCTTCCATATAATGTTCTTCTACATAATTAATAATAAAATCGATAATATAATCATTTTTCTTTTTGTTTCTTGCAATATAATCTATAACATTCTCTATAAACTCATGGCATATACTTTCGTATTCTTTAATGGTATCGCATTCTTCAAGCAAATAATATACTCTCGATGTATTTATTTCTTTAGGTATATCATAGTACATTCGTGTTAATAACTTTATAGAGCAATTTACTATTTCTATGCAGAGAAGTTTAATATAAAAACTATTAACATCCTTTTTCATATTATAATCAAGAATATCACTTACCATTTTCAGGCTTTCCTTTTTTTGTGCATTACGAAGAAAACCTGTAAACTCTTCCATTTGCTCCAGAGGGAAATAGAACCTATTGCTGTTTTTATTAATAGAATCTTCAGTTAATACCTGGGTCTCAGGCACCAGTTTTCGATACTTGGCAATTTCAAACATGCTGTTATATGCCTCTTTCAAATAAGACACATTATCATAGGTCTTACTTATTGCTATAGTAAAATATACAAATTCCTTATCATTTTCCAATTGTCTGATTATATCATTAATCAACATCTCAATATTCTTCTCATTTTTTTCAACATTAATAATTGAAACAATTTTCTTGTTTTCCATCTGAAAAGTAATGGAGCTTTTGAAATGCTCTTTTACATAAAGTTGAATCAGCTCCTTGAACAAGAATGTGATTTTGCTGGTTTCTTGTTCATGAGGCATTTTCTTAAGGAATTCAGGCTTAAAATGAAGTTTAAAATATATGATTATATAACTCTGAGTTACAGATAAGTTCTCCTTTATCTCATCAGCTTGTATATATATATCTTTCATCTTAGCCTGATATAAAAACGCTTCCAGGTTTGAGTTGCGTGTTTTAATATCTCTGGCATAATCAGCATTTTGTTCAACAATTAACCTTACATTATCTCGAATATAATTAAGGTCGAAAATGTTTTTATGTGAAGAAACCTCCCTCATTTTCATAGATTTAATTGCACTTACGGGTTTATATACTTTCGCCGTTTTTTCATGGTTTACTGCATAATGCTCCTGCTTAAAGTTTTTTGATTGTGTTATGACCTCTGCAATTTGTTTTACAGGATTATTAAACTTAACTACAATTAAAAATGACAATAAAACACTAAACAATAATGAGAATACCAATACGAGCCTGAAAATAATATTAACTTTGGCAAGCTGCTGTTTTAGCTGTGCATCAGGAACAAGTCTATAATACGTTAATCCGCTGAAATTTGATGTTCTCATAAAAAGGTATCCCTGGCTTGTTTTAACAAAGTTTTTTCCATCAGCAAAAGCACCTTCAGGTATTAAAAGTTTTGAACCCGAAACTGAAGGATAGATCATATCTCCATAATTATTATATATATAATAGTAGTCTACAAAACTTTTATCAATAGATCTTATAAGATCTTCAATTCTAACCAAACTTATTATAAGAAAATTGCTGTTATTACCTTTTTTGAAAGCAAAAGGCATAAGAAAACTACTGGAAGAACCTATACGGCTATAATCATTAAATGTATCAGCAGGATAAATTTTAAAAATGAAATCCTTATTCATTTCCTCAAGCCAGAATTCCTTTGTATAATTTCGGCTGTTAAAAAATTTGGTATAGAACCATTCACTGTCATATGTTCCCAAAGCCTCTACAATAATCTTGTCAGGCTGCTTTGGCATAATATACATAGCCTTTACATAATCCATAAAACCACTGTAATTTTTTTTGTACACTCGCTCGTTGAGTTTTTCGAATAAAACTCTCTTTTCATACATATTCGTGCTCTGTCCGTTTATTAATGGGAAAAAGACCTCTTCATAATGCAACTGTACCATGGCATTCTTAATTTGCTCAAAAATCTGTTCATTTTTAGCTACAACTTTACTGAATCGTTCATCCATATTTACAGTTATTTCAGTTTCAATTATTTTCAAATACGTTTTATATGCATATAGGTAAAAGAAAGAAACTGTCAGTATTATTAATAAAAAACTTGCCATTAATCTTGAAAACATAGTTCTTAATAGCAGTATATCAATAATTTTCCTTTTCAAGGCAATCTCCCCTGTAAACACACTTTCAATAATTTATTTATAGCACTTATAAATAATTAATAACACAACTTATAACATATATATAATAACATATTTCTTTCTAATTTAACATGTTAATTTCTGTAAATGAGCCCAAACATTCTGCCAAGAGCACTATTGTCCTGTATGCAGCTTTTGGAAGAGTAAACAAGGAAAAATCTTAATGTCGTTAAGCTGATGTTCTGATAGCTCTATTAATCCAATCAAATACCAGCAAAAACAACATAAACATCCCTGTATATCCAAATATGGGATAAACTGTGGATATCAGCCTTGAAAATCCAACACTGGATAATGGCACTGATAATGCACATATTACCACTGTAGTAGTTTTTATGTTGAGATTGAGCCTGGTACTTATTCTGCAAATTGCACCATATCCTGAAGTTACTGCTGAAGTCAACATGGCAGAAGCCATTACAATGTTATATGCATTCATTATGAAACTACTATATCTTTCTATAATATCAATTACTGGAAATTCTCCGATTAACGTATCTGTAAAAAAAGTTGATATGGCAAGGTTTAAAACTAAAGCAGTAAAGCACAATAAAAGTCCTCCCAGAATGCCTCCGGCTATAGCGGTCCTTCTTGTCTTAAGGTAAGGTAATAGGCTACTTAAAGCGGATGCTGCAAGTATATTATTGTAACTAACATACAAAAGAGAAGAAAATACCCAATTATTAGTTATTATTTCAACACCCCTGATAATGCTAAATACTTCTTTATTTCTGCTGATAATAATAAAAAATCCTACACCTATAATTCCCACAACAAGGACAGGTGCCAATACGGCACTTAACGCGGCAATCCCTTCTACACCTACAAACATAATTATCATGGATATTATGCTGATAATAATAATGCCATATTCCAGGGGTAAATGAAATAATCCTGATAAAATACTTCCCATACCTGCAATCATAACACAATAAACC
Above is a genomic segment from Bacillota bacterium containing:
- a CDS encoding carbohydrate ABC transporter permease yields the protein MVNKNKLSFWTLLRTLLLLFVIFVTVYPFIYMVAVSFSKNIYVLRNEITFYPKGFNLDVYKKVFEDKRIFTAYKNTIIYVVLGTAIALFVTTTAAYALSKKNRCPFAKVINGMVIVIMFFNGGMIPTYLAINWLKIYNTIWAVVLPGALSAWNLIIMRSFFSTFPTEIEESGQIDGLNDLGILWFLVIPTSSAVIATIGLFYAVGLWNAFFGPFIYLRDHTKYPLQVILRQIVLKGEAIDAEMIVSGGKNIIAEDSIKYATIIVSILPIILVYPYLQKYFVKGVMIGSIKG
- a CDS encoding sugar ABC transporter permease; the protein is MGREVTNNTSSVLDIKAMPVSKPRGFLKKLKKGKYLFLLVIPAVICMLLFYYLPMWGVLIAFKQYSPFKGFFDSPWVGLKHFRTFFSNPFFYKYFRNTILLSAYSILWGFPAPIIFALILNEVQNIKFKKFVQTVSYMPHFYSTVVVVGLFSMFLSPTSGPINKLLVSMGYQRINFLADAKYFRTIYIASEIWQGLGWGAIIYLAALTNIDPQLYEAAIIDGASRLKQLIYITLPCLAPTIVTMLLLRLGHVMNVGFERAYLLQKPSTYETSDVIQTYIYRTGIESNNFSFASAVGLFNSAVNVIFLVICNKISKYLTETSLW
- a CDS encoding extracellular solute-binding protein, which encodes MKGKSLLKRIIALALVLLIVLALAACSNSKKGGDTQEDRTAADNQKDNTGEIKSGKLFDKPTKISIVMGSHASWPYDPNWAMWKIVSEATNIEFDIQAIPNTEMETKVNLIMASRDQLPDLLHLISKAIADKHALAGAFVSIMDNLDKLPNFSNWIKNTPDSKECLAQRTSGDGKIYFFPTYGLHTINNLRAWMYRKDIFEKHGLTPPKDVNEMYQVAKKLKELYPDSYPLAFRTGLGQLEIMAPQWKPYHALYGYYDFNTKKWGYGAIEDTTKEMVMFFKKMADEELLPPDFLTIETKSWQELVSSGRGFMMPEYIVRIDFFNGPARVTDPEYTWAVMAPPKGIGPNATDRIKKTNFEFSGFLVCNTGKQENINNAFKYVDWMYSPEGIEILSWGKEGVTYKVVNGEKQFILDDKGTPPRNLYGVGTYGLYQVIDPASNEALYSKENVEQARIAIQYVEERANPLNWLPFNEQETEMNAQLGTTIATYVNEQLSKFLLGQRPLSEWDAYVQEVKKLGVDKLIKMYEEAYNRVAKE
- a CDS encoding helix-turn-helix transcriptional regulator; amino-acid sequence: MKRKIIDILLLRTMFSRLMASFLLIILTVSFFYLYAYKTYLKIIETEITVNMDERFSKVVAKNEQIFEQIKNAMVQLHYEEVFFPLINGQSTNMYEKRVLFEKLNERVYKKNYSGFMDYVKAMYIMPKQPDKIIVEALGTYDSEWFYTKFFNSRNYTKEFWLEEMNKDFIFKIYPADTFNDYSRIGSSSSFLMPFAFKKGNNSNFLIISLVRIEDLIRSIDKSFVDYYYIYNNYGDMIYPSVSGSKLLIPEGAFADGKNFVKTSQGYLFMRTSNFSGLTYYRLVPDAQLKQQLAKVNIIFRLVLVFSLLFSVLLSFLIVVKFNNPVKQIAEVITQSKNFKQEHYAVNHEKTAKVYKPVSAIKSMKMREVSSHKNIFDLNYIRDNVRLIVEQNADYARDIKTRNSNLEAFLYQAKMKDIYIQADEIKENLSVTQSYIIIYFKLHFKPEFLKKMPHEQETSKITFLFKELIQLYVKEHFKSSITFQMENKKIVSIINVEKNEKNIEMLINDIIRQLENDKEFVYFTIAISKTYDNVSYLKEAYNSMFEIAKYRKLVPETQVLTEDSINKNSNRFYFPLEQMEEFTGFLRNAQKKESLKMVSDILDYNMKKDVNSFYIKLLCIEIVNCSIKLLTRMYYDIPKEINTSRVYYLLEECDTIKEYESICHEFIENVIDYIARNKKKNDYIIDFIINYVEEHYMEDIYLDLLAEKLNLSAAYISSYFKARLNINLNDYINNYRIKKSMELIENTQMKVKDIAMKVGFANGNTFIRLFKKYSGFTPKEYRRNSGLLDEPFRADS